The DNA region AAGTTAGCTACCAACTTGAAGCAATGACTTCCAACACTGGCTCAACAGAAGTGACAGACATTTCCATCTTCTGTTAAGTTTGTGTATACTAGCAAACTGAGCACTAATTCCAACCAGCAAAATTTATTACTGAAGAGGACACAAAGTGTCTCCTCTAAAAACTCTAGGTCCATAGATGAGAGATTGTGAATGATCTGCAGTGTTTGTTTTTTATGAAAGGTGAAAGAGTTTCATTTCAAGTTAAACCCAGGTGAATGTACATGGATCTTCAGTCTTTGCAACTCTGATCTGTGACAACACTTTGGACCTAAAAGCTTTTAGTGCTTATAAATACAAGCCAGGTGCCCAGCCCCCAGCAACCTTAACTGGGCTGGAGTGTATGTAAATTATGATAGCATTGCTAATTTGGACAAGACACTAAATCCCTGGTGCGGCCTTTCAGCATCAATGGCAAATCCAATAAGACATACCAAAGCAAAAGCACAGAGACGAACCAAGCATATCTGCATTTTGGCACTTGTCCGCTGAACAAAATTGCTGGACTGTTTTGCTTCAACAAGTGGCAAACCCAATGAAACTGCCAATCTCCCTCCAACTGAAAAATCTTTTAGTTCGTATCTGCTTTGTCCATTTTGCCAGGAAATTCACTACAAAACCTGCTTAAGCCAGTCAGTCTACTTTACACAACCCAGTCTTTCCCAATTCATTTTCGTGTATTGCCTGACTGTCAACGTTACTGTAAACAAATTATAAATCCAGTAAACAGAATAAAAAATCTAAAATAAACACAGCAACATTCACCTcagcaaaaaaagaaaaacaatagTGATGCAGTGCTTTTCTCTATAAATAAAAAAGATGGATAAATTGTCTTGTCCAGGAAACACAATATCTTCTTAAGTGAAACTGAAAGAATATAATGCAGAAAATAAGAGGAGATATCTCATTTGAAGATGTTGGAATACCTTAGGTATCTCTGAACTAGGCACTTTGAAATTTGTTAGCAACTGTTCTTATCCAGACCCTATCTTTCTCAGTATATGCATAATTTGCATTGGAGGCTAACAGGATGACACCTTCAGTTTTTGTTTCACCATTAGGTAGATCAGGACTCCTAAGAACTGGTTGAACAAACACAGAAAGAACCCCATCTGGTAGAATCTTCGCAAGCTGAGAATCTGGTCAAGGCAGAATGATAGGCACCAGATGTCAAACAAGGGGGAAAGAAAGTTCTGAAACTTCTATGACCAGCTAACCACCAAATAGACATTAGTAACTTGATTGTTATTCCTAACATGAATATCTGATTTTGTACGTACAAATTTGGCATAACAAGACATATCCACAAAATTATATAATATAGATATGCCTCCCCATGCTGCCCACAAACAACACAACAACACGAAACTGTCAAACCAAATGTAGTTATGTAGGTACAAATTTTAAGTGGTTGCAGTTACACTACAAACTTCATATGATTGGTACTAAGTACTAACTATCATGTACTAAGTTCAGTGAGTTATAAGTGGTTGTGCTTGCATAGCGCACTTTTGCAATCAAACAAACAGGTGAAAGTGAAACTAACAAGCTGCAAGTATAAAGCTAAACCAAAACTTCATGTTAACATAACATTGAAATATTCCGCTAGGTGACGGTGGTTCACTTACCCGAAGAATTAGGAAAGTACAAATTATCCCTCAAATCAACAAGTCCTACTTGCTGCATCTGACTTTTGAACCACTCAATTATGGCATATTTTGAAGTATTTGCAGGTGGATCCCAGAATCCTCGTACACAAAACACATCCCCAATTGCTATGAGCTGGGAGAAAGTAAAGGCAAAATGAGCTATCTGATGGTTCAGAAATTGTGATTCTTTCTAACAAGATTCACACAAGAACTGGACAAAGCAATAGACAAATCGACAATAAAAACCTGCACACAATTGCACATTGAGAAGAATTTGTCGCTGCAACTACTACTTAATTTGAAGTACCGATGATGTATATACACATAGGAAAGGTGCAAGTATTTGGTATATTATAGCTGAATTCCATCAAGTTAAATTTCAATTTGTACGAAAATTCGTACCACAGATGTGGTGTTTGTGTTCCGCAGCAGGACGTAAGACGCCCAGGCCACGTCCTCCTTCTGTGCCGCTGACAGGTTCTCAGACATTACGAACAACTGCCTGCTCCCCTCGGGCAACGGCACACGGCTGGCAGCATCAGCGCCCTGCAACATCAACCAAAAACCCAATCGCACAATTCTCAGTCCCCCGCTATCCCAGAGAAATGTACCATCTGATCAATGCCAAGACGAAGTCCCCTTCGCACCTCTAGGAACCTCCCGAGGAACGGCAGCGTCGCCGAGAACGCGGCCAGGCACAGCCCCAGAGCCTCGGACCTCTGCGAGTTCGCACGCACAACCAGTTAGGCGCATCGGTCATGGGTGGATGAGAAGgagggcggggcgcggggccAGGGGATTGGGGAGGAGCGAGGACCGACGAGCTGCGCGGGCGTGGGGGACGGGGAGAGAAGGTGGTTGAGGACGACGAGCGCGCCGAAGCCGAGGCCTATCCACCGCGGGAGGTACGACTCGTCCAGCCCCGGGATCCCTGCGCCAGACGGGGGCGCGGTTTAGAGCGGCCAGCTgtacgccggcggcggcgggctgagtgggagggaggaggagagggtTGGTACCGAGAGTGAAGCGGAGGACGGAGAGGTTGACCTGCTGCTGCGGAGGGTCGGAATTGGAGGCGCGGACGCGGACGCGGGCACGGGAGGATGCGGGAACGCGGCGGCGGGGTTTGCCCGCCAACGACGAGCGCGGAACGAGCCGGGCGGTGGCTGGGTGGAGAGGTTGGGAGTGGTGGAGCGGCAGTTCTCGGGCGAGGAGCGGCATGGCGCCGTGGTCGTGCGCGAAATGGATTGGTGATTTGGTGGTGGCCGCCGCGGCAGGTGCGCGACGTCTCGACTCTTGCGGGACCGGACTGTGGAGAGTGTGGACACTTGGACTGCCAAGGGCGCTGGATGATTTTCGTTCCCTTGGGCCTTTGGGCCGGCATCTCAATGGGCTAAAGTTCAGCACATCTGTAGGCAAAGGACTTGGCGTGTTCGGCCCAGatgttttttttgaaaaagtaTTCGGCCCAGCTTATCCAAGCTTCTTTTCGCCCATATACGGCCCTTCCATTTCATTTCCTGCAGC from Panicum hallii strain FIL2 chromosome 9, PHallii_v3.1, whole genome shotgun sequence includes:
- the LOC112873552 gene encoding protein COFACTOR ASSEMBLY OF COMPLEX C SUBUNIT B CCB2, chloroplastic isoform X2; translated protein: MPLLARELPLHHSQPLHPATARLVPRSSLAGKPRRRVPASSRARVRVRASNSDPPQQQRSEALGLCLAAFSATLPFLGRFLEGADAASRVPLPEGSRQLFVMSENLSAAQKEDVAWASYVLLRNTNTTSVLIAIGDVFCVRGFWDPPANTSKYAIIEWFKSQMQQVGLVDLRDNLYFPNSSDSQLAKILPDGVLSVFVQPVLRSPDLPNGETKTEGVILLASNANYAYTEKDRVWIRTVANKFQSA
- the LOC112873552 gene encoding protein COFACTOR ASSEMBLY OF COMPLEX C SUBUNIT B CCB2, chloroplastic isoform X1, translating into MPLLARELPLHHSQPLHPATARLVPRSSLAGKPRRRVPASSRARVRVRASNSDPPQQQVNLSVLRFTLGIPGLDESYLPRWIGLGFGALVVLNHLLSPSPTPAQLRSEALGLCLAAFSATLPFLGRFLEGADAASRVPLPEGSRQLFVMSENLSAAQKEDVAWASYVLLRNTNTTSVLIAIGDVFCVRGFWDPPANTSKYAIIEWFKSQMQQVGLVDLRDNLYFPNSSDSQLAKILPDGVLSVFVQPVLRSPDLPNGETKTEGVILLASNANYAYTEKDRVWIRTVANKFQSA